The genomic region ACACCGCGAGGCTATTTCTAAATTTTATATCGAAAATTACGTCAAAAATCCGTTGAATAACTACAGTTTggttaaaataagaataaaaaaggtaaacaaatgattaagccTTATATTTTCCTTgtaattttttttgtattttccaTGCATATTCTCTGACTATCTAGGGAATTACTAATGATCATATACACCTCAAAATTTACAGGAAGGAACTCGATCTCCTACCGCGAATTCATCTTCAAATGGCCTTATCATGGTTAGAATCTTTGCAAACAATATGGCCAATTTCATCCTTGTTTAATAATCTCGAAAAATACCTTCACATGTCTAATAATAATTTAGTTAACAATCTCAATATACCTGACTACACAAAACAGTTTGTTTATGTAATTCAAGATCCACAAACAAAATCTACAATCTACATTCTATATGTTCATGGCCTCTCCGAAAAATCAGCTTCAGACACCGAGAGCCTAATCAGAGCGGTTCAGCCAGACGCGGTCATCAGTGACTGGAGTTGGGCTTATACGCCGGCCCATGACTTTGGTGACAGCCCAAATAAGCCGATTCCAACTTCATTATTTTCGGTAATGAAGCAATGTCTGTTGTATAAAACAAATAAATATCGGTATCAGAGTGTCGCTAGGAACTGTTTGTTGCAGGAAATTTTCGGTGTGGGATATGAAACGCACCATTTTGTTGCGAACAAGATTTCAGAGGAGATTGGAGCGTGTTTTCTCATGGGTTCTCCTCGTTATTTCAAATTACAGCCAATCGAGGTTAACAAACAGGGCGACTTTTACAACGAACCATTATTCGCACTGGCTGGTGTACAGAAGTTGCTCCTTGATGTGGAAAAAGGAAGAAATGTTGAAACTCGAGATTTGACTCGAGTTTACAGTTTCCGGAATGCTGTTGAGGCTCTGAGACTGAATAAGTACCGTGAAGGAAGAAATCGGGATGTTCACAAGACAGCTGAAACTGAGCTTTCAGGTGAAGAACAGTCTCAGTATCTT from Silene latifolia isolate original U9 population chromosome 3, ASM4854445v1, whole genome shotgun sequence harbors:
- the LOC141649947 gene encoding uncharacterized protein LOC141649947, with amino-acid sequence MSNNNLVNNLNIPDYTKQFVYVIQDPQTKSTIYILYVHGLSEKSASDTESLIRAVQPDAVISDWSWAYTPAHDFGDSPNKPIPTSLFSVMKQCLLYKTNKYRYQSVARNCLLQEIFGVGYETHHFVANKISEEIGACFLMGSPRYFKLQPIEVNKQGDFYNEPLFALAGVQKLLLDVEKGRNVETRDLTRVYSFRNAVEALRLNKYREGRNRDVHKTAETELSGEEQSQYLAAQGIREQAKKFKKIVVITGQDDWTSIEKFWNFPVFQETKGMTGKLYVSREESGVELSSLLENDRLERRPVSLVAAETASLVASVLFRKKLGHVFKFIREEKRAIIPWFGFAGFATLLQYSDAIVSVPAAPSIARLGRGIQSLQQASRTIRHPNGNGPCIHEP